The segment TATCGTATGTACATCAGCCAATGCGGGCAAGGTTGTAAGCAGTCTTGACGGTGACAACTTCATATTTGCACCGGACTATAACCTTGGAACATACTCAGCCAAGTTATCAGATAAAAATGCATTAATAGTACCGGAAGATGGACATTGCTATGTGCATACAATGTTTAAAGTTGAAGACATCGAAAAAGCAAGAGAGGATCATCCAAATGCAAAGATAGTTGTACACCCAGAATGTAATGATGATGTAAGACAACTTGCAGATTATGTTGAAAGTACCGGTGGTATGGTAAGATTGGCCAAAGATCCATCAATCAAGGAGTTGGTTGTCGGGACCGAAATTGATTTGGCCACTAGGCTTAAACGTGAAAATCCCGATAAGGAATTTTATCCGTTAAGACGTGACGCCTTCTGTCTAACCATGAAACTCATAACACTTGAAAAGGTATTTGAATGTCTTAAAGAGGAAAAATACGAAGTAACAGTTGACGAGCCTATTGCAAGCAAGGCACGTGTTGCAATCCAGAGAATGTTAGATTTATCATAAATCTAACCACCCAACTATTTTTTTAATGATTTATCCCAGAGTATAATAACCGATTTAAGTTATGCTTCAATCCGGATTATTGATTATCCACAATTATATAATATGAACCCTTTTTTTGAAAAATTTACGAGTGACTACAATATTGATGTCACCTGTTTAATTGCTCATAATTAGAAAAAAAATTTTATATGAAAATCAAAATATATAATATTATACTTTTGATAAAAATTATTCACATAAAAAGGTTGTAAAAATGGAGATTAATAGAGAATTATTTGGAAAGACACGCTTTAAGCTACTGGTAGCCTTCTCATTAATCCTATTGGCAATCATCATACTCGTAACCGACAGCATTGATGCTGTCATAACCAACATTCTATGGCCACTTCTTGAGGGATCATCCGAGGGAAAAACAGTCATATTTCTTGGAATGATTGGCTTATTTATCATACTTGATGTGGCACTTGACAAAAGCAAATTTATCAATGACAAATTCTACTTTAATGACAATAATCGATTTAGATATTTGCTGGCAACAATACTTATCCTACTTGGCTGTGCATTCTTCGGATTTATAGTGGAGTTATATATTCGTCAATCCATGGGCGTTAGTCCATTTACGATATTGACATCAATGCACCCCTATCCCAGCACATCCAGTCCAATGCATTCACACGCATATAAATCAGTTTTCGGTATCGTTTCATATTATATGGCGCCAAGTCATGTAAATACCGGCATATCAATACTTAAGTATGTGGCCCCATATGCATATGTTGTAATACCTGTATGGCTTGTATCATACATTACAGGATTACTTGCATTTCATAAGATGACCGGACTTAACAAGGTGGTTTGTATCATTGCATTGACTCTGGCACTTATCGGCCTGCTTGATGGAGGCTTATATTCTCAGCCGTTTTTAATAGGTATTGGATTTTTATGGCTGATGTATTATACAAATGATGAAAAGCTGAAGCTTAAGCACTTCATAAAGCCTGTCGTTATAATGGGATATATTCTCCTGGTTGCAATGATTTGCGAGGTTGGTGGTAGTGACACGACATATCATACACTGACCGTTATAAACCAAAGCGAACCGGTTGACATGAGTGAGTATAACATTGTTGAATGTATTCAGGACGGTGAAAAAACAACCTATGTGATGAACACGACGATACCGGATAAAGAGTTGATTACATCGGTATTTGATAAGTTTAAGGATAAAAGTGATGCAACATTCATGTCCTGGAACTTCTACTCATACTTTGACAATCCAAATGTGGAGATATTGAATAATCATTCAGTATAACACCACCCGGCACCTTATTTTTTCAAATCTTAAAAGGCATTAATAACAGATTATTAAATAATAAATAGCATATTTAACATATATCTTTATTGACAATGATTTAATGTGATTTTTTATGAAACTTAGTATTATTATACCTACATATAATGAAGAGGAATACTTGCCGAATCTACTTGAAAGCATCAAAAGGCAGGATTTTGATGATTTGGAGGTAATCGTGGCAGATAGCCATTCCACGGACAAAACGGTTGAAATAGCAAACAGTTACGGTTGTAAAATTGTAAATGGCGGTCTTCCGGCTGTAGGTAGAAATAATGGTGCACGTATTGCCACTGGGGAGTTTCTGTTATTTTTAGACTCCGATTCTGTGTTGACAAATGACTATCTTAAACAGGCTGTTGAGGAGTTTGAGCTGCATAACCTCGGCATTGCAATTACACAGATTGTACCGTTAGAGAAGGGTTTTATTAATGAATTATCACATGAATTTGCAAATTACATGACCAAGAAGATTTCTGCCATCAAGCCACATGGTGCCGGCTGTTACGGCATATTGACTTATAAATCACTGCATGAAGAGGTGGGCGGCTTTGATGAGGCCATTGATTTTGGAGAGGATACCGATTATATTGAAAGAGTGGCTAAAATTAGCAGGTTTAAGGTACTTGAGACTCCACGGCTTCTCATATCAACCCGTAGGCTTAAGGAGGAAGGCCTTAAAACAATTGCCTGGAAGTACGCCAAAAGTACTGCATACCAGTTGATGGGACGTAAGGTTACCCTTAAGCAGCTTGACTATAGCTTTGAGCATGAAAAGCATAACACGCGTATATTCTATTCCCTTTGTGGTGAGGGATTGGGTCATGCAATCCGTAGTGCCGTTGTGATTGAATTCTTAATAAATGAGGGATACGACCTGATGGTATTTGCCAGTGACCGTGCTTATGATTATCTTAACGCCAAATTTGAGAATGTGTATTATATTGGCGGATTCAATACCGTTTATGAAAACAACAGTGTAAAAAACAAGAAGACCTTTGCATATAACATGAAGGACGTGCCAAGTGATCTTAAAAACAATATGAGCATGATGTATAAGTTGGCCAGGAAGTTTAAGCCGGACATTATCGTATCTGACTTTGAATTTTATGCAAACCTGCTTTCGCATATGCTGAGAATACCTCTTATCAGTATTGACAATATGCACGTATTGACCGAGGCCAGGTATTCATCCCCCCATAAGTACCTGAAGGATAGGATTTTCAGTGAAGCGGTTGTTCATGCATTCATACAGAAGGCCGACAGAACATTAATCTATTCATACTTCTATCCCGAACTTAAAAACGAGGGCACCAAGTATGTTGATCCGATTATTAGGGACGAAATTATTAACCTTAAATCAACGGTTGGAAGTCATATCCTCGTATATCAGACGAGTGACTCCAATAGGAAGTTAATTGAACTTCTTAAGGATAATCCGGACAAGAAATTTATCATATATGGTTTTCACAAGGACTTAAGGGATGATAATCTTCTCTTTAGAACATTCAGCGAAACACAGCTGTATGATGACTTTAGAAGTGCCGAATGTGTCATTACCAATGGCGGTTTTTCATTTATCACCGAGGCCTTGCAGTTGGAAAAGCCTGTTTTGAGCATTCCAGTCAATAAGCAGTTCGAACAGATACTTAATGCAATCTATATCGATAGGCTGGGCTATGGTGAGCATCATGATACCATCAACCAGGAGATACTTGACAATTTCCTTGATAATACCGACAAGTACAGAAAAAACATTCAGAATAACTTCCATAAGCTAAAAAATAATGATGAAACATTAAATGAACTCAAGAATGCCATTGATGAAGTTGTAGGAAAGAACAATTAGATAACCCCCATTAATTTACTATTTTTTTAACTAATCCCATGGTAATTATTTCAATAATAATTCAGGAAATCCATGGCAAATCATTTTAATAACATTAATCATAGATAATATTAAGAATTTAAATAATTGGAGCAATTTAAATGTATAAAAAGATATTGATGATAACGGCAGTTGTTGTAATCATACCAATGTTAATATCAAGTGTAAGTGCTGTTGGTATGGCTTCGGCAGGTTATGATGATTTGATAGGTTACTATGGCCTTGACACCCCGGCGGGAAGTTCCGGTTATACCTACTCCATTGCAACGGATGATGGAGTCTTCTATATGAGTGACGAGCAGGCAGATACTCTCGGTAAGCGTGACTACACCCTGCATAAGCTGGTAGAGTATGACTTAAACAAGTATAGTGATTCATTTGGGCCTGATGCTGTAATCTGGGGAAGTGGCGGTTTTAACTTTGTATATGATCTTCATCATGACAGGGATACCGAGTGCTTCCAGATAGAAAATAACCAGGAGTTTTCATTTGACTATAAAAGTGGCCAGCATGTTGGATACAACAAGGACGCCAAGGTTGTAACCAGGCTTTACAATAAGGATGGAAGTGTAATGACATAAACACACTCCTTTTATCATTTTTTTATAAAAAAGTACATAAATCTCTTTTTAAATATATACATTTATGTTTAGACCTATGAGAAGAAT is part of the Methanosphaera sp. BMS genome and harbors:
- the nadA gene encoding quinolinate synthase NadA — translated: MIDNIINEIEKLKEEKNAIILAHNYQPKEIQEIADFVGDSLELCIKASQVDDADIIVFCGVNFMAETAAIISPEKKVLLPDNRANCQMADMVSLEELKQKKSENPDSPVVLYVNSRAETKSEADIVCTSANAGKVVSSLDGDNFIFAPDYNLGTYSAKLSDKNALIVPEDGHCYVHTMFKVEDIEKAREDHPNAKIVVHPECNDDVRQLADYVESTGGMVRLAKDPSIKELVVGTEIDLATRLKRENPDKEFYPLRRDAFCLTMKLITLEKVFECLKEEKYEVTVDEPIASKARVAIQRMLDLS
- a CDS encoding MJ1255/VC2487 family glycosyltransferase encodes the protein MKLSIIIPTYNEEEYLPNLLESIKRQDFDDLEVIVADSHSTDKTVEIANSYGCKIVNGGLPAVGRNNGARIATGEFLLFLDSDSVLTNDYLKQAVEEFELHNLGIAITQIVPLEKGFINELSHEFANYMTKKISAIKPHGAGCYGILTYKSLHEEVGGFDEAIDFGEDTDYIERVAKISRFKVLETPRLLISTRRLKEEGLKTIAWKYAKSTAYQLMGRKVTLKQLDYSFEHEKHNTRIFYSLCGEGLGHAIRSAVVIEFLINEGYDLMVFASDRAYDYLNAKFENVYYIGGFNTVYENNSVKNKKTFAYNMKDVPSDLKNNMSMMYKLARKFKPDIIVSDFEFYANLLSHMLRIPLISIDNMHVLTEARYSSPHKYLKDRIFSEAVVHAFIQKADRTLIYSYFYPELKNEGTKYVDPIIRDEIINLKSTVGSHILVYQTSDSNRKLIELLKDNPDKKFIIYGFHKDLRDDNLLFRTFSETQLYDDFRSAECVITNGGFSFITEALQLEKPVLSIPVNKQFEQILNAIYIDRLGYGEHHDTINQEILDNFLDNTDKYRKNIQNNFHKLKNNDETLNELKNAIDEVVGKNN